From a region of the bacterium genome:
- a CDS encoding peptidase M14, translating to MDWITHFEKSDGLATPTYQESMEFIERLAATSRFAKVSTFGKTPQGRDMKCVVLGKIQTPREARRRNKAVVMIQNAIHGGEMEGKDAWMLLLREILITKELEHLLKHLVIVLVPVFNVDGHERRDQHNRPNQIGPMEQGWRTTAQNLDLNRDYIKADAPEMRSLLALYHYWLPDFYIDNHCT from the coding sequence TCAGGAAAGCATGGAATTTATTGAGCGCCTTGCAGCGACTTCACGATTTGCAAAAGTATCCACGTTCGGGAAGACCCCACAAGGACGGGACATGAAATGTGTTGTACTCGGAAAGATCCAAACGCCGCGGGAAGCGCGCAGAAGGAACAAAGCAGTCGTGATGATCCAGAATGCCATTCATGGCGGCGAAATGGAAGGAAAGGATGCATGGATGCTTCTTCTCCGTGAAATTCTGATCACAAAAGAATTGGAGCATCTGCTGAAGCATCTTGTGATTGTTCTGGTTCCGGTTTTTAACGTGGATGGTCATGAACGGAGAGATCAGCACAACCGGCCGAACCAGATCGGACCTATGGAGCAAGGATGGCGCACCACCGCTCAGAATCTGGATCTGAATCGTGACTACATAAAAGCGGATGCTCCGGAGATGAGGTCACTTCTGGCCCTCTATCATTACTGGCTACCCGATTTTTACATCGATAACCATTGCACAGA